In Zunongwangia profunda SM-A87, the following proteins share a genomic window:
- a CDS encoding thymidine phosphorylase family protein, whose translation MDTHSNILKYKHLGIYTQNENVVYMREDCHVCISEGFEALTRIRISNANTSIVASLNVLNSDILLPNEIGLSDAAAKKLNVSPNDTLYVSHLEPIESLSHVRAKIYNKKLNYKAYNNIITDIVEGDYSNIHLSAFITACAGDRMDIDEISDLTKAMIASGKQLNWNKDIVVDKHCIGGLPGNRTTPLVVAIVAAYGLTMPKTSSRAITSPAGTADTMEVLTNVTLSSEEIKTVVEKEGGCFVWGGTAQLSPADDVLIKIEKALDIDSEGQLIASVLSKKAAAGSTHVVIDIPVGETAKVRSTEMAEKLKNHMETVGTSVDLNVKVVVTDGTQPVGRGIGPTLEAIDILKVLKNEEDAPKDLTERALLLATELLELSGKVEKGKGLETAREILKSGQAYKKFLAICNAQGRFSKPVLAPYKTEIRAENSGVLKRIDNRKIAKLAKLSGAPQSKSAGILLNVHLNEKIEIDQLLYTIYAESKGELNYALEYKNNHNDIITII comes from the coding sequence ATGGACACACACTCAAACATATTAAAATATAAACATCTCGGAATCTATACCCAAAACGAAAATGTAGTGTATATGCGCGAAGATTGCCACGTCTGTATTTCAGAAGGGTTTGAGGCACTTACCCGAATAAGAATATCCAATGCAAATACATCAATCGTAGCAAGTCTTAATGTCCTGAATTCTGATATTCTGTTGCCTAATGAAATCGGACTATCAGATGCTGCTGCGAAAAAACTCAATGTTTCCCCAAACGATACATTATATGTTTCCCATTTAGAGCCTATTGAATCCTTAAGCCACGTCAGGGCAAAAATCTATAACAAAAAACTGAATTATAAGGCCTATAACAACATCATAACCGATATCGTGGAAGGCGATTATTCCAACATCCACCTTTCGGCATTTATTACTGCCTGTGCTGGCGACCGAATGGATATTGATGAAATATCCGACCTAACGAAAGCAATGATTGCTTCCGGAAAGCAACTGAACTGGAACAAGGATATCGTGGTCGACAAACATTGTATTGGCGGATTGCCTGGCAATAGGACAACACCATTGGTAGTTGCCATTGTTGCCGCGTATGGGCTTACTATGCCAAAAACATCCTCACGGGCAATCACTTCGCCAGCAGGCACAGCAGATACAATGGAAGTACTGACCAATGTTACGCTCTCTTCCGAGGAAATAAAGACCGTAGTAGAAAAAGAAGGCGGATGTTTTGTTTGGGGCGGTACAGCGCAGTTAAGTCCTGCCGATGATGTGCTCATTAAAATTGAAAAAGCCTTGGATATTGATAGCGAAGGTCAGCTCATCGCTTCAGTACTCTCTAAAAAGGCAGCAGCTGGTTCTACTCACGTGGTCATTGATATTCCCGTGGGAGAAACCGCCAAGGTTCGCAGTACCGAAATGGCAGAAAAACTAAAAAATCATATGGAAACCGTTGGGACATCTGTTGACTTGAATGTAAAAGTTGTAGTTACGGATGGCACGCAGCCTGTTGGAAGGGGTATCGGTCCAACATTAGAAGCCATAGATATATTAAAAGTTTTGAAAAATGAGGAAGATGCACCTAAAGACTTAACAGAAAGAGCATTGCTTTTAGCTACTGAACTATTAGAACTTTCTGGAAAAGTAGAAAAAGGAAAGGGACTGGAAACCGCACGTGAAATTCTCAAATCTGGTCAGGCTTATAAAAAATTCCTTGCTATTTGTAATGCGCAAGGTCGCTTTTCAAAACCTGTTTTAGCACCCTATAAAACCGAAATTAGAGCAGAAAACTCTGGGGTTTTAAAGCGCATAGATAATAGAAAGATAGCAAAACTCGCCAAGCTTTCCGGCGCACCGCAGTCTAAATCGGCAGGGATTCTTTTGAATGTCCATTTAAATGAAAAAATTGAAATAGACCAATTATTATATACCATATATGCTGAATCCAAAGGCGAACTCAACTATGCTCTGGAATATAAAAACAACCATAACGACATCATAACTATAATTTAA
- a CDS encoding copper-translocating P-type ATPase, whose amino-acid sequence MENHEHHNHDEMDHSKMDHSKMKHKKEDHSKMNHKGGDHSGHNPGHGEHGHDHHKMMIADFRKRFWVTLVLTIPILFFSPMIQDFFGYEFLLPGNPYILFALSTIVYFYGGWPFLKGFWSEIKKGAPGMMTLISMAISVAYFYSTATVFGLRGEDFFWELSTLIAIMLLGHWIEMKSVLGASKALQLLVSMMPAEAHRVKGDIIEDIPLEDLLKDDVILVKPGEKVPADGIIVDGSSYLNESMLTGESKPVKKDENDKVIGGSVNGNSTLKVKVEHTGKDSYLNKVIKMVEEAQKTKSKMQNLSDRAAKWLTYIALGIGFGTLAVWLILGFPFVYALERMVTVMVIACPHALGLAIPLVVAISTAVSAQNGLLIRNRTAFEESRKISALLFDKTGTLTKGDFGVTRIESVSETYSSEEILRLSSALEQSSEHPIAVGIIKKVKEDNMTIPKPENFNAITGKGVEANVEGKQVKVVSPGFLRDEKITIPEDAYSDAAETVVFVLIDGKLAGYIALADEIRPESAEAIKVFKKNNIKVLMATGDNEKTAKAVSDKLGLDGYYAEVLPHQKVEIVEKLQNKGEFVAMTGDGVNDAPALAKADVGIAVGSGTDVAAETADIILVNSNPQDIANLILFGKATYNKMIQNLIWATGYNVVAIPLAAGVLYSSGFVLGPAVGAVFMSLSTIIVAINAQLLKRKIGKK is encoded by the coding sequence ATGGAAAATCACGAACACCACAATCACGATGAAATGGACCATTCTAAAATGGACCATTCGAAGATGAAACACAAAAAAGAAGACCATTCTAAAATGAACCACAAAGGTGGAGACCATTCTGGCCACAATCCAGGGCACGGAGAACACGGGCACGACCATCATAAAATGATGATTGCCGATTTTAGAAAACGGTTTTGGGTAACCCTTGTACTTACTATTCCCATACTGTTCTTCTCGCCGATGATTCAGGACTTTTTTGGATATGAGTTTTTGCTTCCCGGAAATCCATATATCCTTTTTGCACTTTCCACAATCGTATATTTCTATGGTGGTTGGCCATTTTTAAAAGGATTCTGGTCTGAAATCAAAAAAGGTGCGCCAGGAATGATGACCTTGATTTCTATGGCAATTTCTGTAGCTTATTTTTATAGCACCGCGACCGTATTTGGCTTAAGAGGCGAAGACTTTTTCTGGGAGCTATCAACACTTATAGCCATAATGTTGCTTGGTCATTGGATAGAAATGAAAAGTGTGTTAGGTGCGTCAAAAGCTTTACAGTTACTGGTAAGTATGATGCCTGCGGAAGCGCACAGGGTAAAAGGCGACATCATAGAAGACATCCCTCTTGAAGATTTACTAAAGGATGATGTGATTTTGGTTAAACCAGGTGAAAAAGTTCCTGCTGATGGGATTATAGTAGACGGTTCAAGTTACCTGAACGAATCTATGCTTACAGGCGAATCCAAACCTGTAAAAAAAGATGAAAACGATAAGGTTATTGGTGGTTCGGTAAATGGTAACAGTACCTTAAAAGTAAAGGTTGAGCATACTGGAAAAGATAGCTATCTCAACAAGGTCATCAAAATGGTCGAAGAAGCGCAAAAAACCAAATCAAAAATGCAAAACCTCTCGGATAGAGCTGCAAAATGGCTTACCTATATCGCATTAGGTATTGGTTTTGGAACATTAGCGGTATGGCTGATTTTAGGCTTTCCATTTGTCTATGCTTTAGAAAGAATGGTTACCGTTATGGTCATTGCTTGTCCACACGCATTAGGTCTTGCCATACCACTTGTGGTTGCTATTTCTACTGCTGTTTCAGCTCAAAACGGGTTATTAATTCGAAATAGGACAGCTTTTGAAGAATCCCGAAAAATATCAGCTTTATTGTTTGATAAAACGGGAACATTGACCAAAGGCGATTTTGGCGTTACTCGAATTGAGTCTGTTAGCGAAACTTATTCATCTGAAGAAATTTTAAGGCTTTCGAGTGCATTGGAACAAAGTTCGGAACATCCTATCGCCGTAGGTATTATTAAAAAAGTCAAAGAAGATAATATGACCATCCCAAAGCCTGAAAACTTTAATGCAATTACAGGTAAAGGCGTTGAGGCCAATGTAGAAGGTAAGCAAGTAAAAGTGGTTAGTCCTGGTTTTTTAAGGGATGAAAAAATCACTATTCCCGAAGACGCATACAGTGATGCCGCTGAAACAGTTGTTTTTGTCTTGATTGATGGAAAATTAGCTGGTTACATTGCTCTTGCCGATGAAATACGACCAGAATCTGCCGAAGCCATAAAAGTCTTTAAAAAGAATAACATTAAAGTTTTGATGGCAACAGGAGATAACGAAAAAACAGCCAAAGCTGTAAGTGATAAGCTTGGCTTGGATGGTTACTATGCTGAAGTGCTGCCACATCAAAAGGTAGAAATTGTAGAAAAGTTACAAAACAAAGGAGAATTTGTGGCTATGACTGGCGATGGTGTAAACGATGCGCCTGCACTTGCAAAAGCTGATGTTGGTATTGCCGTTGGTTCCGGAACAGATGTGGCTGCTGAAACTGCCGATATTATTTTGGTAAATAGCAATCCACAGGATATTGCCAATCTAATTCTATTCGGAAAAGCGACCTATAACAAAATGATTCAGAATCTAATCTGGGCTACGGGATATAATGTAGTGGCTATTCCTTTAGCAGCTGGCGTACTATATTCTTCAGGCTTTGTTTTAGGACCTGCCGTTGGAGCTGTATTTATGAGTTTGAGCACCATTATAGTGGCCATTAATGCACAATTGTTAAAAAGAAAAATCGGTAAAAAATAA
- a CDS encoding DUF6398 domain-containing protein, translating to MSKEETKAKETLLIDLTRTFCIQEINEEYAALCEKLIKKMGRKREVPFKRGKPEIWAAAVISTIGSINFLFDKSFEPYIASRSIHNHFGTKSSTVTNKAAEIKKMFNLWYYNSEFSTGHMQENDPFSDLVMVDDLMLPLNSLPEYMQTIVKEARAQGKEIAFTSEDPE from the coding sequence ATGAGTAAAGAAGAGACCAAGGCTAAAGAAACATTGTTAATAGACCTTACAAGAACATTCTGTATTCAGGAAATAAATGAAGAGTATGCTGCGCTCTGTGAGAAACTTATTAAGAAAATGGGCAGAAAAAGAGAAGTCCCTTTTAAAAGAGGAAAGCCCGAGATATGGGCCGCTGCAGTGATTTCTACTATAGGCTCAATAAATTTCCTGTTTGATAAATCCTTTGAACCTTATATTGCCAGCAGAAGTATTCATAACCACTTCGGCACTAAATCTAGTACCGTGACCAATAAAGCTGCTGAAATTAAGAAGATGTTCAACCTTTGGTATTATAACTCAGAATTCTCTACTGGGCATATGCAAGAAAATGATCCATTTAGCGATTTAGTCATGGTAGATGACCTGATGCTGCCTCTAAACTCATTACCAGAATATATGCAAACCATAGTTAAGGAAGCAAGGGCACAAGGGAAAGAAATTGCCTTTACTTCTGAGGATCCAGAGTGA
- the mobC gene encoding conjugal transfer protein MobC yields the protein MHTGENEQALRKILDMTRLISISILIIHFYYYCYRAFEIWGWSSTFSDRILSNIYKTGLFSSFHKSKLIALCFLGISLLGAKGKKDEKLNNRTAFAYLITGLLIYSISYLCMKLNIPMVTTAILYMALTGIGFLLVLTGGTLLSRIIRDKLNNKDIFNKENETFPQEERLLENEYSINLPAQYQLKDKHRKSWVNIINPFRAIMVLGTPGSGKSYFVIRHVITQHIRKGFSMFVYDFKFDDLSKIAYNTWLKNQHRYIKPPAFYVINFDDLTRSHRCNPLEPSAMTDITDAAESARTILMGLNREWIKRQGDFFVESPINFLTAIIWYLKKYKDGEFCTLPHVIELMQVDYDSLFSLLRTEKEIEVLINPFVNAYLNDVMEQLEGQIASAKVAMARLSSPQLYYVLSGNDFNLDINNPDDPKIVCMGNNPQKIQIYGAVLSLYVNRLIKLVNKKGKLKSSLIFDEFPTIYLNNMDSLIATARSNKVSTCLGIQDFSQLRKDYGREQADVIMNITGNIVSGQVTGDTAKQLSERFGKIMQDRESYSINSGDTSISRSKQLEVAIPPSKISSLSSGEFVGMVTDNPDCKIDLKAFHCEIINDHDSLKREEQNYQDIEVIRKLDSGMVQRNYFQIKQDIQDIIQSEMERLLNDPGLSHLVVRKG from the coding sequence ATGCACACCGGAGAAAATGAACAGGCGCTGAGAAAGATACTGGATATGACCAGGCTCATCAGCATTTCCATTTTAATCATCCATTTCTATTACTACTGTTACAGGGCATTTGAAATATGGGGATGGAGCAGCACTTTTAGTGACCGTATTTTAAGCAATATTTATAAGACGGGATTATTCAGCAGTTTTCACAAATCGAAATTAATTGCACTTTGTTTTTTGGGTATATCCCTTTTAGGAGCCAAAGGGAAAAAGGATGAGAAATTAAATAATAGAACAGCATTTGCTTATCTGATTACCGGACTGCTTATTTATTCTATCAGCTATCTGTGTATGAAGCTGAACATACCAATGGTGACCACTGCTATCCTGTATATGGCACTCACAGGAATAGGCTTTCTACTGGTATTGACGGGAGGAACTTTACTTTCCCGAATCATAAGGGACAAACTCAATAACAAGGATATTTTTAATAAGGAAAATGAAACCTTTCCACAGGAAGAACGATTGCTGGAAAATGAATATTCCATTAACCTTCCTGCCCAATATCAATTAAAGGATAAGCATCGGAAAAGTTGGGTCAATATCATTAATCCATTTCGGGCGATTATGGTATTGGGAACACCCGGTTCCGGAAAATCTTACTTTGTCATACGCCATGTGATTACCCAGCATATTCGGAAAGGGTTTAGTATGTTCGTATATGACTTTAAGTTTGATGACCTTTCCAAAATAGCTTATAACACCTGGCTTAAAAATCAACATCGATACATCAAGCCACCAGCATTTTATGTGATTAATTTTGATGATCTCACCCGGAGCCATCGATGCAATCCCTTGGAACCTTCAGCTATGACCGATATTACCGATGCGGCAGAAAGTGCCCGTACCATTTTGATGGGGTTAAACAGGGAATGGATCAAACGTCAGGGAGACTTCTTTGTGGAATCTCCGATTAACTTTCTGACGGCTATTATCTGGTATCTGAAAAAATACAAGGATGGAGAATTTTGCACCTTGCCGCATGTAATAGAATTGATGCAGGTAGATTATGATAGCCTATTTTCTTTGCTTCGTACCGAAAAGGAAATTGAAGTACTGATAAATCCTTTTGTTAACGCTTATTTGAATGATGTCATGGAACAATTGGAAGGCCAGATAGCTTCGGCAAAAGTGGCGATGGCAAGGCTTTCATCCCCGCAATTGTATTATGTGCTATCGGGAAATGATTTTAATCTGGATATTAATAATCCGGATGATCCAAAGATTGTGTGTATGGGGAACAATCCGCAGAAAATACAAATTTATGGAGCGGTATTATCGCTTTATGTAAACCGATTAATTAAGCTGGTGAACAAAAAAGGGAAGCTAAAGAGCAGCCTTATTTTTGATGAGTTCCCGACCATCTACCTGAACAATATGGACAGCCTGATCGCTACTGCACGAAGCAATAAGGTTTCTACCTGTCTGGGCATTCAGGATTTTAGTCAGCTCCGCAAAGATTACGGCCGTGAACAGGCAGATGTGATTATGAATATTACTGGGAATATTGTTAGTGGTCAGGTGACAGGTGATACCGCTAAACAATTATCGGAACGCTTTGGTAAAATCATGCAGGACAGGGAAAGTTATTCCATCAACAGCGGAGATACCTCGATTAGTCGATCCAAACAATTGGAAGTAGCGATACCACCTTCCAAAATCTCAAGTTTAAGCTCTGGTGAATTTGTGGGCATGGTAACGGATAATCCTGATTGTAAGATTGACTTGAAAGCTTTCCATTGCGAGATTATCAATGACCATGATAGCCTTAAGCGTGAGGAACAAAATTACCAGGACATTGAAGTGATCCGAAAGTTGGATTCGGGCATGGTACAGCGGAATTATTTCCAAATCAAACAGGATATTCAAGATATTATCCAATCGGAAATGGAACGGTTACTAAATGATCCGGGACTGAGCCATTTGGTGGTGAGGAAAGGTTAA
- a CDS encoding ribose-phosphate pyrophosphokinase translates to MKTILFCLPGNEELTELMATKMDAEVGKAILRKFPDGESYTRILSDVKDKCVVLVCTLHEPDEKLLPLYFLSHTAKSLGAMCTCLVAPYLAYMRQDKVFNEGEGVTSGFFGKLISGFADSITTVDPHLHRISSLGEVYQIPNKVIHAADAISDWIKENIENPVLIGPDSESEQWVSEVAKNAGAPFTVLQKVRHGDRDVEVSVPDVDIYKDATPILVDDIISTARTMIETVQHLKKAGMKPPICVGIHAVFSGNTYQDLLDSGVEKIVTCNTIPHSSNGIDLSDIMAKEVKKLMHHI, encoded by the coding sequence ATGAAAACAATATTATTCTGTCTTCCCGGAAATGAAGAACTCACAGAACTAATGGCTACAAAAATGGATGCTGAAGTGGGCAAAGCCATTTTGCGTAAATTCCCTGACGGGGAATCGTACACACGCATCTTATCTGATGTTAAAGATAAATGTGTGGTACTGGTATGCACCTTGCACGAACCAGACGAAAAACTATTGCCCCTTTATTTTTTAAGTCATACTGCCAAATCATTAGGGGCAATGTGCACCTGTTTGGTAGCGCCCTATTTGGCATATATGCGGCAGGACAAAGTATTTAATGAAGGCGAAGGGGTAACTTCTGGTTTCTTCGGAAAATTGATTTCTGGTTTCGCCGATAGCATTACCACAGTTGACCCTCACTTGCACAGAATTAGTTCGTTGGGAGAAGTGTATCAAATTCCAAATAAAGTAATTCACGCTGCCGATGCTATTTCAGATTGGATTAAAGAAAATATCGAAAACCCGGTACTTATCGGACCTGATTCTGAAAGTGAACAATGGGTATCAGAAGTCGCCAAAAATGCAGGAGCACCATTTACGGTATTACAAAAGGTGCGTCACGGTGACCGTGATGTAGAAGTCTCTGTTCCCGATGTGGATATATATAAAGATGCTACACCCATTTTGGTAGATGATATTATTTCCACAGCCCGAACAATGATTGAAACCGTACAACATCTTAAAAAAGCAGGAATGAAACCACCTATTTGTGTAGGCATTCACGCCGTTTTTTCAGGAAACACCTATCAAGATTTATTGGATTCCGGAGTAGAAAAAATAGTGACTTGTAATACCATCCCACACTCTTCAAATGGAATAGATTTAAGTGATATTATGGCAAAAGAGGTAAAAAAATTAATGCACCATATATGA
- the tnpA gene encoding IS66 family insertion sequence element accessory protein TnpA: MTRSSTSEMRKLVTSYYESGQSQTAFARDHGISKGKLCYWVNKFLKEESKKPEKSNFVSLSANLSTTPISSRSMHIRLGNGVEIEIPL; encoded by the coding sequence ATGACCCGATCTTCTACCTCAGAAATGCGTAAGCTGGTCACCAGCTATTATGAATCAGGACAAAGTCAAACGGCTTTTGCCCGTGACCATGGGATTAGCAAAGGAAAACTCTGCTATTGGGTAAACAAGTTTCTCAAGGAGGAAAGCAAAAAACCGGAAAAAAGCAATTTTGTTTCTTTATCAGCCAATCTTTCTACCACTCCAATATCCTCCAGGAGTATGCACATCCGTTTAGGGAATGGCGTAGAAATTGAAATTCCCCTGTAA
- a CDS encoding MFS transporter: MERKEKLNRIFLILLSLFVVMLGYGILLPTLPYYTERLALKDNLDTDLINFHIGLLTSIYPLFQLIFVVVWGKLSDRYGRKPIIIVGLIGFVIMQLLTGLATSLTMLYVARIFGGIFTSSVIPVSNAYLSDITSEKRRTKIMGWSGVAISSGVIFGPVIGGFLSQTDLHLKYTIGLLHLDRFSVPFLFAALLGLIVLFVVAKWLKNTTRVHTFTTQKASLRFTFTKYFVVLLGLSFVIQFVVTLFETVFSIYGKDELGFNSNQIGIGFMLCGSIMAVLQPLFATYGEKFLSTKKQIALGLFISGLSLIVFPFFKNEYLVYVLIVVFAAGGAMVTPNLLSAVSLISKQNTGRNISIQSSTNSVGQILGPVLGTWLLAGGFYYPFIIAGSIVLAVIGFLFFFKNPP; this comes from the coding sequence ATGGAAAGAAAAGAAAAACTCAACAGGATATTTTTAATCCTGTTGAGTTTATTTGTAGTGATGTTGGGCTATGGTATATTATTGCCAACCCTTCCTTACTATACCGAAAGATTAGCTTTAAAAGACAATCTTGATACCGATTTAATCAACTTCCATATTGGACTGCTTACAAGCATTTATCCATTATTTCAATTAATTTTTGTTGTGGTATGGGGAAAGCTTTCAGATAGATATGGACGTAAACCAATTATCATTGTTGGGCTAATCGGCTTTGTAATTATGCAATTACTTACCGGTCTTGCTACATCATTGACGATGCTATATGTTGCTCGCATCTTTGGTGGTATTTTCACGTCATCAGTTATTCCAGTTAGCAACGCATATTTGAGCGACATTACTTCTGAAAAACGAAGAACAAAAATAATGGGTTGGTCGGGTGTTGCCATTAGCTCTGGTGTTATTTTTGGCCCTGTCATTGGTGGCTTTCTGTCTCAAACTGACCTTCATTTAAAATATACGATAGGTCTGCTGCATTTAGACCGATTTTCAGTACCCTTTTTGTTTGCCGCTCTTCTAGGACTTATAGTCTTATTTGTAGTAGCAAAATGGTTAAAAAACACCACTCGCGTACATACGTTCACAACACAAAAAGCGAGCTTGCGATTCACATTTACCAAATATTTTGTCGTATTACTGGGTCTGTCGTTTGTCATCCAATTTGTAGTAACGCTGTTTGAAACTGTCTTTTCAATATATGGGAAAGATGAATTAGGATTTAACAGTAACCAAATAGGTATTGGTTTTATGCTATGTGGTTCAATAATGGCTGTTTTACAACCTTTGTTCGCTACTTACGGAGAGAAGTTTTTATCCACAAAGAAACAAATTGCATTAGGGTTGTTTATATCTGGATTATCCTTAATTGTCTTTCCCTTTTTTAAGAATGAATACTTGGTATATGTGTTAATCGTTGTTTTCGCTGCTGGAGGTGCTATGGTAACCCCAAATTTACTTTCTGCGGTCTCATTAATATCAAAGCAAAATACTGGCAGGAACATTTCTATTCAGAGCTCTACTAATAGCGTTGGTCAAATTCTAGGGCCTGTTTTAGGGACTTGGTTACTCGCAGGTGGTTTTTACTACCCTTTTATAATTGCTGGCAGCATTGTCTTGGCTGTTATTGGTTTTTTATTCTTTTTCAAAAATCCACCATAA
- the tnpB gene encoding IS66 family insertion sequence element accessory protein TnpB (TnpB, as the term is used for proteins encoded by IS66 family insertion elements, is considered an accessory protein, since TnpC, encoded by a neighboring gene, is a DDE family transposase.), translated as MFALSSSLNYQLYLPGTDMRKSFDGLCGLVLGELGHSPQDGSVYIFINKARNKVKLLHWQSGGFVLYYKRLERGTFELPDYDESVGGLQLDYTQLVMLIDGVAITNMTRRKRYKKAG; from the coding sequence ATGTTTGCTTTAAGCAGTTCCCTGAATTACCAGTTATATCTTCCTGGTACCGATATGCGTAAAAGCTTCGATGGGTTATGTGGGCTGGTCCTTGGAGAATTAGGCCATAGTCCCCAGGATGGTTCGGTCTATATTTTTATCAATAAAGCGCGCAATAAGGTCAAGTTACTGCATTGGCAGTCCGGGGGCTTTGTGTTGTACTATAAACGCCTGGAGCGTGGTACTTTTGAATTGCCCGATTACGATGAATCCGTGGGAGGACTCCAATTGGATTACACCCAACTGGTGATGCTCATCGACGGGGTAGCCATCACCAATATGACCCGAAGAAAACGCTATAAAAAAGCCGGTTAA
- the tnpC gene encoding IS66 family transposase: protein MTYQELQRENQQLRASNEAFKEKISAMEVQLGQLYKLIQGFKSEHFIPEILEQQLSLFSENADKTGQVASPKETITYTREKQKHPGRSSLPEHLPVREVILEPVEDVSTLKKIGQEVSETLEYTPASLVKRRTIRPKYARKDQQGVVIAPLPTRPIEKSIAEACLLAYILVSKYIDHLPFYRQIQRFKREFGWEPASSTLSDWMASCCQLLKPLYNTLKQKILEDGYIQADESPIKVLDSDKKGSTHQGYQWVYHDPLQKLVLFNYRKGRGQQGPKELLDGYKGYVQCDGWGVYDKIGIDPDITMAGCLVHARRKFVDARDQDKARAEKALAIFSEIYRQEGAIKEEAAGDTDMRKKLRLKKVLPLLQQIKTWIQEEQFKVLPKSAIGKAMTYFINQYPKFEVIFEDGRIELDNNLIENAIRPLALGRKNFLFAGSHKAAQNAAMLYSFFGSCKMHGVNPQEWLEDTLQRIPDHSIQKLEELLPGYKKASL, encoded by the coding sequence ATGACCTATCAGGAGCTACAAAGAGAAAACCAGCAACTTCGAGCGTCCAACGAAGCCTTCAAGGAGAAGATCTCTGCTATGGAGGTACAACTCGGGCAACTCTATAAGCTGATCCAGGGCTTTAAATCGGAACACTTTATTCCTGAAATTCTGGAGCAGCAACTATCACTTTTTTCTGAAAATGCAGATAAAACTGGGCAAGTAGCTAGCCCCAAAGAAACCATCACCTATACCCGGGAGAAACAAAAACATCCGGGCCGTAGCAGCTTGCCGGAACACCTTCCGGTACGGGAAGTCATTCTGGAACCAGTGGAAGATGTAAGTACACTAAAAAAGATTGGCCAGGAAGTTAGTGAAACCCTGGAGTATACCCCGGCCAGTCTGGTTAAAAGACGGACCATTCGTCCTAAGTATGCCAGGAAAGACCAGCAAGGGGTGGTAATCGCGCCACTTCCCACGCGTCCTATCGAAAAATCTATTGCCGAGGCTTGTTTACTGGCTTATATTCTGGTGAGTAAGTATATTGACCACTTGCCATTCTATCGCCAGATTCAACGTTTTAAACGAGAGTTTGGCTGGGAACCGGCCTCCAGTACCTTGAGTGACTGGATGGCGAGTTGCTGTCAGCTGTTGAAACCCCTTTATAATACCTTGAAGCAAAAAATACTTGAAGACGGGTACATCCAGGCTGATGAAAGTCCGATCAAGGTGCTCGATAGTGATAAAAAAGGCAGCACACATCAAGGCTACCAATGGGTCTATCACGACCCCTTGCAAAAACTGGTGCTCTTTAATTACCGGAAAGGACGCGGTCAACAGGGGCCTAAAGAACTCCTTGATGGGTATAAAGGCTACGTCCAGTGCGATGGATGGGGTGTTTATGATAAGATCGGAATTGATCCTGATATTACTATGGCAGGCTGCTTGGTTCATGCAAGGAGAAAATTTGTGGATGCCCGGGACCAGGATAAAGCAAGGGCAGAAAAAGCATTGGCCATATTTAGTGAAATTTATAGGCAGGAAGGAGCGATTAAAGAGGAAGCAGCTGGTGATACGGATATGCGCAAAAAACTAAGATTAAAAAAGGTGCTGCCGCTACTGCAACAGATCAAAACCTGGATCCAGGAAGAGCAGTTTAAAGTGTTACCTAAAAGTGCCATCGGAAAAGCCATGACCTACTTTATAAATCAATACCCTAAGTTCGAGGTGATCTTTGAAGATGGGAGGATCGAATTGGATAATAACCTCATTGAGAATGCTATTCGTCCATTGGCTCTCGGTCGAAAAAATTTCTTGTTTGCAGGCTCTCACAAGGCTGCGCAGAATGCGGCTATGTTATATTCCTTCTTTGGGAGTTGTAAAATGCATGGTGTGAATCCCCAGGAGTGGTTAGAGGATACCCTGCAAAGAATACCTGATCATAGCATCCAAAAACTGGAGGAGTTACTACCGGGGTATAAAAAAGCATCATTATGA